From Alteromonas sp. RKMC-009, one genomic window encodes:
- a CDS encoding glycosyl hydrolase 115 family protein, which translates to MFYMRSTIKSVSLLCALFSTGIFACDEPASVCFKDNGGIPLIKNNQPLPVLISPAANPAIKRVAKAFSEDLTRVGGGKSELTETQTINKAAIIIGVPGEDALIDSLVKEGKLDISGIRNKWEAYQITVVDDPAPGVGRALVVVGSDRRGAIFGTFDISERMGVSPWHWFADVPVKQHANVFITPGTRSDYPKVRYRGIFINDEDPALKGWAQKTFGGVNSGMYEHVFDLILRLKGNYIWPAMWGKAFHLDDPKNTSLADDMGIVMGTSHHEPMTRAHAEWHRKSENPLGGGAWNYEANREAIQQFWRGGIERMMSKGDGKPYESLVTVGMRGDGDEPMSEGTAIKLLENIVDDQRAIIENVTGKPAEDTPQVWALYKEVQDYYDKGMTVPDDVTLLFADDNWGQVRRLPVKDVDREGGFGVYYHFDYVGGPRSYKWTNTVQIGKVWQQMNLSYERGAKNLWVVNVGDLKPIEFPTDFFLTMAWDPEKVGPQDLREYAIQFAEQSFSADLAKDIASLLERYGTLAAMRKPELLNEDTFEVGEPTLPDLQPGEFYQHYIKWKQLETDMDEVKEKIDEEHYPAFFQLVEWPVASLSNLYEMYFAAAWNKKLADADDSRANYFKDIVEKNFAKDKVLTEKYHSINNGKWDGMINQVHMNYITWSDPTQQTMPDVIAVDKGKNDIKVSFRERVHPKDGQIIEAKDFVRATGNKSLSWQAVDHLGQSEAGVLALPQGHAATTFEDKVTLSYDLSQPYDGNAIIKIKLSPTLDTYGRGGIRIGVAVDERPPETLSFDLHPSGGAYLTEEEKAWAAAVVTNEYTLKWNVENLKKGSHTVTIYRIDDNVVLENIHVSFSKQSKSE; encoded by the coding sequence ATGTTTTATATGAGATCGACAATTAAATCTGTATCACTTTTGTGTGCACTGTTTTCAACAGGTATTTTTGCATGTGATGAACCTGCTTCCGTTTGTTTTAAGGATAACGGGGGCATCCCGCTCATTAAAAATAATCAACCCCTCCCAGTTTTAATTTCCCCGGCGGCAAATCCTGCCATAAAGAGAGTCGCGAAAGCTTTTTCGGAAGATTTAACAAGGGTTGGAGGGGGCAAGTCTGAGCTCACTGAAACGCAAACGATAAATAAAGCAGCGATTATCATCGGAGTCCCGGGGGAAGATGCTTTAATCGACTCTCTTGTGAAAGAGGGAAAACTTGATATCTCTGGCATCCGAAATAAATGGGAAGCATATCAGATAACGGTGGTTGACGATCCTGCCCCAGGGGTCGGGCGGGCGTTAGTTGTTGTCGGATCAGACAGGCGGGGAGCTATCTTTGGTACCTTTGATATTTCTGAACGAATGGGCGTTTCTCCCTGGCACTGGTTTGCTGATGTACCGGTTAAACAACATGCAAACGTTTTTATCACGCCGGGGACCAGGAGCGATTATCCAAAAGTACGTTATCGTGGCATTTTTATTAATGATGAAGATCCGGCATTAAAAGGTTGGGCACAAAAAACGTTTGGTGGTGTGAATTCCGGCATGTACGAACATGTTTTTGATTTGATTTTACGGCTCAAAGGGAATTACATCTGGCCTGCCATGTGGGGAAAAGCTTTCCATCTTGATGACCCCAAAAATACCTCGCTGGCAGATGATATGGGAATAGTTATGGGCACCTCGCATCATGAGCCAATGACACGGGCACATGCAGAGTGGCATCGCAAGTCTGAAAACCCGTTAGGTGGTGGTGCGTGGAATTATGAGGCTAACCGCGAGGCCATACAACAATTCTGGCGAGGCGGTATAGAGCGGATGATGTCAAAAGGAGATGGAAAACCTTATGAATCTCTTGTCACTGTTGGCATGCGTGGCGACGGGGATGAGCCAATGTCAGAAGGTACAGCAATTAAGCTACTTGAAAACATTGTGGATGATCAGAGAGCTATCATTGAAAATGTAACGGGTAAACCCGCTGAGGACACACCACAGGTCTGGGCGCTCTATAAAGAGGTGCAGGACTATTACGATAAAGGTATGACCGTACCTGATGACGTTACTTTATTATTTGCGGATGACAATTGGGGCCAGGTTCGGCGGTTGCCAGTGAAAGATGTTGATCGTGAAGGTGGTTTCGGCGTTTATTACCATTTTGATTACGTTGGTGGACCGCGCAGTTACAAATGGACGAATACAGTGCAAATTGGCAAAGTATGGCAACAAATGAATTTGTCTTACGAGCGTGGAGCAAAAAATTTATGGGTGGTAAATGTAGGTGACCTTAAGCCGATTGAATTTCCGACAGACTTCTTTCTGACAATGGCCTGGGACCCGGAAAAAGTGGGGCCGCAAGATCTTCGGGAATATGCCATTCAATTTGCTGAACAGTCTTTTAGTGCAGATCTGGCAAAAGATATTGCAAGTCTGCTGGAACGCTACGGTACCCTCGCTGCTATGCGAAAGCCTGAATTGCTCAACGAGGATACTTTTGAAGTAGGCGAGCCCACATTACCTGATTTGCAACCCGGAGAGTTCTATCAGCACTACATCAAGTGGAAACAGCTTGAAACTGATATGGACGAAGTGAAAGAGAAAATTGATGAGGAGCATTATCCGGCATTCTTTCAGTTAGTTGAATGGCCAGTTGCTTCACTGAGCAACCTTTATGAAATGTATTTTGCAGCGGCCTGGAATAAGAAGCTGGCAGATGCAGATGATTCGCGGGCAAACTATTTCAAAGATATAGTAGAAAAGAACTTTGCCAAAGATAAAGTGTTAACTGAAAAATATCATTCAATAAACAATGGTAAATGGGACGGTATGATAAATCAGGTACATATGAATTATATAACCTGGAGCGATCCCACACAGCAAACTATGCCTGATGTCATTGCAGTAGATAAGGGGAAAAATGACATCAAAGTCAGCTTCCGGGAGAGGGTCCACCCGAAGGACGGGCAAATCATTGAAGCTAAAGATTTCGTCAGAGCAACAGGTAATAAAAGTCTCAGTTGGCAGGCTGTGGACCATCTCGGACAATCAGAAGCTGGTGTGTTAGCACTTCCTCAGGGGCATGCTGCTACCACATTCGAAGACAAAGTCACCCTGTCATATGACTTGAGCCAGCCATACGATGGCAATGCAATTATTAAGATTAAACTGAGTCCGACGCTTGATACCTATGGTCGGGGAGGTATTCGAATCGGTGTGGCCGTAGATGAACGTCCGCCTGAAACCCTGAGTTTTGATTTACACCCTAGCGGTGGTGCATATCTCACAGAAGAAGAAAAAGCCTGGGCCGCAGCTGTGGTTACTAACGAATATACTTTGAAATGGAATGTCGAAAACCTTAAGAAGGGTAGCCATACAGTCACAATCTATCGAATCGATGATAATGTTGTATTGGAGAATATCCATGTGAGTTTTTCCAAACAATCAAAATCTGAATAG